The genomic DNA GTCATTCTTGAATACATTGATGAGACATGGAAACAGAATCCCTTGTTGCCAGAAGATCCATACGAAAGAGCCATGGCACCGTTTTGGGCTAAATTTGTGGACGAAAAGGTAACACCCTCTATCATTACTGGTTATTATTTCCGTACTATTATGGCGGCATATGTAGTGATTCTGTTTTTGGTTTTCAACTTGTTTCAGTGTTGGACTACAATACCTGGAGTCTTCGGAAACGAGGGGGGGGATGAGCAAGAAAAGTCGAAGGAAAAAGCAATAGAAGAACTCAGAATTCTGGAAAAACAACTTGAAGGGAAAAAGTTTTTTGGGGGAGAGAGTCAGTTGGGTTTTTGGATATCGTATGTGGTTGGATTCCATACTGGTTACCCTTTATCGAAGACATTACTGGTTTAAAGTTGGTTGATGAAACATCTTTCCCTGCTTTGAGCGCATGGTTCAAGGCCTATCTTAGCGTTCCGTGGGTGAAAGAGCTCTTACCACCTCCAGACAAATTACGTGCTCATCTTATAACTTTTCGCCAGAAACTCCTATCCTCACGGCTCTTGAATATCTGAAATATTCTAAACCCGTCTTATGGATTCTGATTCACCACCTATGTAATAATTAGAGGGTTACTACTCTCTATTCAGTCTAGATAAGCCATATGTATGTTGTGATTCTGATTCACCACCTATGTAATAATTAGAGGGTTTACTCTCTATTCAGTCTAGATAATGCAACCCTGCTCCTTCTGTTTATTCTCAAACCCACACCCCCCCAGCAATATGATTGAATTTATAGAAACAAAAAGCCAAGAAAAAATTAccaatgaatcaaataaaaaattaacctgGTGCAGTGCTGGGAAGGTTTTCTTCTTCTGCAGTgctggggaaaaaaaagaactcATGTGGCCCAGAAAACGTGGgggaaaaaagatttaaaaacttttgaatgAGAACCAAACCTTAGGTagattgaattttcattttcatcaacCAAAGGGGATAAAAGAGGGTATTGAAAATAAGGCGCTTAAAAATATCACAAGGCCCTGAAAAGGAGACAAAAATTACTAGAGTCTCAAGGaatcaaaatttcattaaaaagcagcatcaaaaagggaaaaaaaaaaaaagggaagaagaaaattttccttcaaattctcTCTATGTCCCATAACATGAATTCATTGATTTTCAGCGGGATTGCTGGTATCCATTACAACTGATAAAAAATCAGAGGATCCATTTTAACACTGCTGTTGGGCCCATAcacaaagaccaaaaaaaaaaaaaaaacaaacaaattcttaaaactaaatggataaatttaatttgaattttctgTATGGCAAACCACAATTTAGGGTAATTAACTAAACCTAGAAAATGTCAAATTAGTACCAAACAAACACAAGAGATGCCACCCCCTGAAGAAGATCATCACAGGCCAATGATCCATTCCTCACATAACGGAAATGTGATTGAAAAACAGGTGGATCACACCACCAACT from Vitis riparia cultivar Riparia Gloire de Montpellier isolate 1030 chromosome 8, EGFV_Vit.rip_1.0, whole genome shotgun sequence includes the following:
- the LOC117921209 gene encoding glutathione S-transferase U7-like translates to MAREEVTLLGMWASPLALRIEWALKCKGICYKCIDEDLLNKSQRLLTHNPIHKKIPVLLHGGKSIPESLVILEYIDETWKQNPLLPEDPYERAMAPFWAKFVDEKCWTTIPGVFGNEGGDEQEKSKEKAIEELRILEKQLEGKKFFGGESQLGFWISYVVGFHTGYPLSKTLLV